The nucleotide sequence TCGGCATGGCCATGGCCGCCCGCTACGAGCGCGGTCTGTTCGACCCCGGGGCCCCGGTGGGCGAGTCGCCCTTCGACCACACGATCTGGGGGATCGTCTCCGACGGCGACCTGGAGGAGGGCGTCTCCGCCGAGGCCTCCTCCCTCGCCGGCCACCAGCGGCTCGGCAACCTCGTCCTGGTCTACGACGACAACCACATCTCGATCGAGGGCGACACCGCCACCGCGTTCTCCGAGGACGTGCTGGGGCGCTACGAGGCCTACGGCTGGCACACGCAGCGCGTCGAGCCGGCCGAGGACGGTGACGTCGACGTCGCGGCCCTGCACACGGCCCTCAGGGCGGCGCAGGCCGAGACCGGCCGCCCGTCGATCATCGCGCTGCGCACGATCATCGCCTGGCCCGCACCGAACGCCCGCAACACCGAGGCCTCCCACGGCTCGGCCCTCGGGGCGGAGGAGATCGCCGCCACCAAGCGCCTGCTCGGCTTCGACCCGGAGAAGTCCTTCGAGGTCGCGGACGAGGTCCTCGCCCACACCCGCGGCGCACTGGACCGGGGTGCGCAGGCCCACGCCGCCTGGGACAAGCGGGTGGCGCAGTGGCGCGGCACCGACCCCGAGCGGTCCCGCCTGCTGGACCGGATCCTGGCCGGCCAGCTGCCCGACGGCTGGCAGGACGCGCTGCCGGTGTTCGAGCCGGGCAAGGACGTCGCCACCCGTGCCGCGTCCGGCAAGGTGCTCCAGGCGCTCGGCGCGGTCCTGCCCGAGCTGTGGGGCGGCTCCGCCGACCTGGCCGGCTCGAACAACACGACGATCGACAAGACCTCGTCGTTCCTGCCCGAGGGCAACCCGCTGCCCGAGGCCGGCCCGTACGGCCGCACCGTGCACTTCGGCATCCGCGAGTTCTCGATGGCCGCGGAGATGAACGGCATCGCGCTGCACGGCAACACCCGCATCTACGGCGGCACGTTCCTGGTGTTCTCCGACTACATGCGCAACGCCGTGCGGATGTCGGCGCTGATGCAGCTGCCGGTGACGTACGTGTGGACGCACGACTCCATCGGTCTCGGCGAGGACGGCCCCACCCACCAGCCGGTCGAGCACCTGGCCTCGCTGCGCGCCATCCCCGGCCTGAACGTCGTCCGCCCGGCCGACGCCAACGAGACGGCCGTGGCCTGGGCCGAGATCCTGAAGCGGCACGCCACCCGGCCGGCCCCGCACGGGCTGGCCCTCACCCGGCAGGGCGTCCCGACGTACGCGCCGAACCAGGACGCCGCGAAGGGCGGTTACGTCCTGGCGGAGTCCTCGACCACGACCCCCGACGTCGTCCTGATCGCCACCGGCTCCGAGGTGCGGCTCGCCGTGGCCGCGCGCGAGTCGCTGGAGGCCGAGGGGATCGGCGTCCGGGTGGTGTCGATGCCGTCCGTGGAGTGGTTCGAGGAGCAGCCCCGCGAGTACCGCGACCGGGTCCTGCCGCCGTCCGTGCGGGCCCGCGTCGCCGTGGAGGCCGGCATCGGCCTGACCTGGTACCGCTACGTGGGCGACGCCGGACGCATCGTCTCCCTGGAGCACTTCGGCGCCTCCGCCGACGCACGGACCCTGTTCGCCGAGTACGGCTTCACCGCCGAGAACGTCGCCGCCGCGGCCAGGGAATCCCTCGCCGCCGCGCGTGGTTGATCCGACCGCCAGAAAGAAGATGATCGAAGTGACCGAAGCAACCGCCACCGCGGGAGCGCTGGACCGCCTGTCCGAGGAGGGCGTGTCCGTCTGGCTGGACGACCTGTCGCGTGAGCGGATCACGTCCGGCAACCTGGCGGGCCTCGTGCGGACGAGGAACGTCGTCGGCGTGACCACCAACCCGTCCATCTTCCAGGCCGCGATCGGCTCCGGCGCCGGCTACGAGGAGCAGCTCGCCGACCTGGCGGTGCGGGGCGTGACCGTCGACGAGGCCGTACGGATGATGACGACGGCCGATGTGCGGGCCGCGGCCGACGTCCTGCGTCCCGTGTACGAGGCGACCGACGGCCGGGACGGCCGGGTCTCCATCGAGGTCGACCCCCGGCTGGCCCACGACACCGCCGCCACCGTCGCCGAGGCCAAGCAGCTCGCCTGGCTCGTCGACCGCCCCAACGTCATGATCAAGATCCCGGCGACGAAGGCCGGTCTCCCGGCGATCACCGAGGTCATCGGCCTCGGGATCAGCGTCAACGTCACGCTGATCTTCTCGCTGGAGCGTTACCGCGAGGTCGTCGCCGCCTATCTGGCGGGCCTGGAGAGGGCCGCCGCGAAGGGCCTGGACCTGTCCGCCGTCCACTCGGTGGCCTCGTTCTTCGTCTCCCGCGTGGACGCCGAGATCGACAAGCGGCTGACGCTGCTCGGCACCGACGCGGCCCTCGCGCTGAAGGGCAGGGCGGCCCTCGCCAACGCGCGGCTGGCCTACGAGGCGTACGAGGAGCTCTTCGGCGGCGACCGCTTCACGGCGCTCGCCGGGGCCCGTGCGAACCGGCAGCGTCCGCTGTGGGCCTCCACCGGTGTGAAGGATCCTGCATACAAGGACACCCTGTACGTGGACGAACTGGTGGCACCGGGCACGGTCAACACCATGCCCGAAGCCACGCTGGAGGCCACCGCCGACCACGGTGACATCACCGGCGACACGGTCACCGGCGGCTACGCGCAGGCGCGTGCCGACCTCGCCGCCGTGGAGTCGCTGGGCATCTCCTACGACGAGGTGGTCACCCGTTTGGAGGAGGAGGGTGTCGCCAAGTTCGCGGTGGCGTGGCAGGACCTTCTGGACGCGGTCACGAAGTCGCTGATGAGCAAGGGAGTTGACGCGGAATGAGCAGCAGCAGTCTCGGCGCGGCCTGGGAGAATCCCCTGCGGGACCCCCGCGACCGGCGCCTGCCCCGCATCGCGGGCCCCTCCGGCCTCGTCATCTTCGGCGTGACCGGCGACCTGTCCCGCAAGAAGCTGATGCCGGCGGTCTACGACCTCGCCAACCGGGGTCTGCTGCCGCCGGGCTTCTCGCTCGTCGGCTTCGCCCGCCGCGACTGGGAGGACCAGGACTTCGCGCAGGTCGTCCACGACGCGGTGCGCGAGCACTCCCGGACCCCCTTCCGCGAGGAGGTCTGGCAGCAGCTCGCCGAGGGCATGCGGTTCGTCCCGGGCGACTTCGACGACGACACGGCGTTCAAGCAGCTCAAGAACGCGGTCGAGGAGCTCGACGCCTCGCGCGGCACCGGCGGCAACTTCGCCTTCTACCTCTCCGTGCCTCCGAAGTTCTTCCCCAAGGTGGTCGAGCAGCTCAAGAAGCACGGCCTGGCCAAGGGACCGGAGGGCTCCTGGCGGCGCGGGGTCATCGAAAAGCCGTTCGGGCACGACCTGGACAGCGCGCGGGAACTC is from Streptomyces asoensis and encodes:
- the tkt gene encoding transketolase, which codes for MSTQTPHPFEWTDIDRRAVDTARLLAADAVQRVGNGHPGTAMSLAPVAYTIFQKVMRHDPADPEWTGRDRFVLSPGHTSLTLYTQLFLAGYELELEDLKRFRTHGSKTPGHPEYGHTAGVETTTGPLGQGLANAVGMAMAARYERGLFDPGAPVGESPFDHTIWGIVSDGDLEEGVSAEASSLAGHQRLGNLVLVYDDNHISIEGDTATAFSEDVLGRYEAYGWHTQRVEPAEDGDVDVAALHTALRAAQAETGRPSIIALRTIIAWPAPNARNTEASHGSALGAEEIAATKRLLGFDPEKSFEVADEVLAHTRGALDRGAQAHAAWDKRVAQWRGTDPERSRLLDRILAGQLPDGWQDALPVFEPGKDVATRAASGKVLQALGAVLPELWGGSADLAGSNNTTIDKTSSFLPEGNPLPEAGPYGRTVHFGIREFSMAAEMNGIALHGNTRIYGGTFLVFSDYMRNAVRMSALMQLPVTYVWTHDSIGLGEDGPTHQPVEHLASLRAIPGLNVVRPADANETAVAWAEILKRHATRPAPHGLALTRQGVPTYAPNQDAAKGGYVLAESSTTTPDVVLIATGSEVRLAVAARESLEAEGIGVRVVSMPSVEWFEEQPREYRDRVLPPSVRARVAVEAGIGLTWYRYVGDAGRIVSLEHFGASADARTLFAEYGFTAENVAAAARESLAAARG
- the tal gene encoding transaldolase, translating into MIEVTEATATAGALDRLSEEGVSVWLDDLSRERITSGNLAGLVRTRNVVGVTTNPSIFQAAIGSGAGYEEQLADLAVRGVTVDEAVRMMTTADVRAAADVLRPVYEATDGRDGRVSIEVDPRLAHDTAATVAEAKQLAWLVDRPNVMIKIPATKAGLPAITEVIGLGISVNVTLIFSLERYREVVAAYLAGLERAAAKGLDLSAVHSVASFFVSRVDAEIDKRLTLLGTDAALALKGRAALANARLAYEAYEELFGGDRFTALAGARANRQRPLWASTGVKDPAYKDTLYVDELVAPGTVNTMPEATLEATADHGDITGDTVTGGYAQARADLAAVESLGISYDEVVTRLEEEGVAKFAVAWQDLLDAVTKSLMSKGVDAE